A stretch of the Pan troglodytes isolate AG18354 chromosome 20, NHGRI_mPanTro3-v2.0_pri, whole genome shotgun sequence genome encodes the following:
- the LENG1 gene encoding leukocyte receptor cluster member 1, with product MGMFVDAERSSARRLVGHVGQSTAASGSIRGGPTYDWFSKRRLLGDTTSRTPSIRCDKGRLSQSPVATGQGAVPTNSEPIRGRSRDKKKGGSLSPIGSAKRRACQSLDSYDAMNILPKKSWHVRNKDNVARVRRDEAQAREEEKERERRVLLAQQEARTEFLRKKARHQNSLPELEAAEAGAPSSGPVDLFRELLEEGKGVIRGNKEYEEEKRQEKERQEKALGILTYLGQSAVEAQTQPPWYQLPPGRGGPPPSPAPDEKIKSRLDPLREMQKHLGKKRQHSGDEGNRSRKEKEGSEKQRPKEPPSLDQLRAERLRREAAERARAEALLARVQGRALQEGQPEDDETDDRRRRYNSQFNPQLARRPRQQDPHLTH from the exons ATGGGCATGTTTGTCGATGCAGAGCGCTCTTCCGCAAGGAGACTTGTCGGTCATGTCGGCCAATCGACGGCCGCATCTGGTAGCATCAGGGGCGGGCCAACTTATGATTGGTTCAGCAAGAGGCGGTTGCTAGGGGATACCACGAGCCGAACGCCTAGCATTCGCTGTGATAAAGGGCGTCTCAGCCAATCACCTGTCGCTACAGGCCAGGGGGCCGTACCAACTAATTCGGAACCAATCCGCGGTCGAAGTAGGGACAAGAAGAAGGGGGGCAGCCTCTCGCCAATCGGAAGTGCAAAGAGGCGGGCGTGCCAGTCCCTGGACAGCTACGACGCCATGAATATCTTGCCCAAGAAGAGCTGGCACGTCCGGAACAAGGACAATGTCGCCCGCGTGCGGCGTGACGAGGCCCAGGCccgggaggaggagaaggagcgtGAGCGGAGGGTGCTGCTGGCTCAGCAAGAG GCCCGTACAGAATTCCTACGGAAGAAAGCCAGACATCAGAACTCACTGCCTGAGCTTGAAGCAGCAGAGGCGGGAGCCCCAAGTTCTGGCCCTGTGGACCTGTTTCGGGAGCTgctggaggaagggaaaggagtgaTCAGAGGCAATAAAGAGTACGAGGAAGAAAAGCGACAGGAGAAA GAGAGGCAAGAGAAAGCTCTGGGCATCCTGACATAcctgggccagagtgcagtggaggCACAGACTCAACCCCCTTGGTACCAGCTACCCCCAGGGCGAGGGGGCCCcccgcccagcccagccccagatgAGAAGATCAAGAGCCGTCTGGACCCTCTGCGGGAGATGCAGAAGCATCTGGGGAAGAAGAGACAGCACAGCGGTGATGAAGGCAATCgcagcagaaaggaaaaggaggggtCTGAGAAGCAGCGACCCAAGGA GCCTCCATCCCTGGACCAGCTTCGAGCTGAACGTCTGCGGAGGGAAGCAGCTGAGAGGGCTCGGGCAGAGGCCCTGCTGGCCCGGGTCCAAGGCCGGGCACTACAGGAGGGTCAGCCGGAAGACGACGAGACAGATGACCGGCGGCGGCGGTACAACTCCCAATTCAACCCCCAGCTGGCCCGGCGCCCCCGCCAGCAGGACCCTCACCTTACTCATTGA